In Treponema sp. OMZ 798, the following proteins share a genomic window:
- a CDS encoding adenylate/guanylate cyclase domain-containing protein — MMRQETGQTKVRFSIGAKLVTIISILIILSLGGITALVTWFGRLDVQLTAEENNRTVNKQAASSAEKDLTALRANASLLLDMLNTNESSSSFSNRVSSLYFQKNPYVAAILVTDSKRESGVETKLLSSHFFASNDIDFDLVDEFLKQSKNSLLQTEKGITQVLNAAWLFDMPMLVFFYPYTEKGLAQGLVVFFSAEKLSESFGAGTMQTTYLVNNEGDVLVHPDFNLVKNKANVSNFPLFIQMRENGDNDRQVLVKDEDGKEYFGSYNRLSLGDLAVLTSASADVLLEPVENTTRRNIYLSIIVLSFSVVFVWFFSKSISRPVKSLALAADEIKQGNYEIDLKAKTKDELGLLTTSFVEMGKGLAERERLKDSFGRFINKEIAELAAKGKLALGGETKETTIFFSDIRSFTSISEKMDPAEVVEFLNEYMTLMVDCVNKTNGAVDKFIGDAIMAVWGAPTSTGNPKEDALNCLRAALKMRAALIFFNRGRGGDKKPIIRIGCGINSGAVVAGQIGSHERMEYTVIGDAVNTASRVEALNKPMGTDILITEHTYNLVKDHVVVEEMPSVTVKGKAKPLRVFALINMPNETNIPGAGLKGPKNLAQIRKVLGIPAPDFSKVDVNEDEKKYKIQS; from the coding sequence ATGATGAGACAAGAAACTGGGCAAACTAAGGTAAGGTTTTCGATAGGTGCAAAACTGGTTACGATTATATCTATTTTGATCATCCTATCCTTGGGCGGAATTACGGCTTTAGTTACATGGTTCGGCCGCTTGGATGTTCAGCTCACGGCTGAAGAAAACAACCGCACCGTAAATAAGCAGGCTGCATCTTCGGCTGAAAAAGATTTGACGGCATTAAGAGCCAATGCTTCTTTGCTCTTAGATATGCTTAACACAAATGAAAGTTCAAGCTCTTTTTCAAACCGGGTTTCGTCCTTATATTTTCAGAAAAACCCTTATGTAGCTGCAATATTGGTTACGGATTCCAAGAGGGAAAGCGGTGTTGAAACCAAACTTTTAAGCTCTCATTTTTTTGCTTCCAATGATATTGATTTTGACTTGGTAGATGAATTTTTGAAGCAATCAAAGAATTCCTTGCTTCAAACCGAAAAGGGGATAACTCAGGTTTTAAACGCTGCTTGGCTTTTCGATATGCCTATGCTGGTTTTTTTCTATCCCTACACCGAAAAAGGTTTAGCTCAGGGCTTGGTTGTTTTCTTTTCAGCCGAAAAGCTGTCGGAAAGTTTCGGTGCCGGAACAATGCAGACAACCTATCTTGTTAATAATGAGGGCGATGTGCTTGTTCACCCTGATTTTAATCTTGTAAAAAATAAGGCGAATGTAAGTAATTTTCCTCTCTTTATACAGATGCGGGAAAACGGAGACAATGACAGACAGGTTCTTGTAAAAGATGAGGACGGAAAAGAATATTTCGGCTCATATAACAGGCTCTCATTGGGAGATCTTGCGGTTTTAACAAGTGCTTCGGCCGATGTTCTTTTGGAACCTGTAGAAAATACCACAAGGCGGAATATCTATCTCAGTATAATTGTTTTGTCTTTTTCTGTAGTCTTCGTATGGTTCTTTTCAAAATCGATAAGCCGTCCCGTAAAAAGTTTAGCCCTTGCGGCAGACGAAATAAAGCAGGGTAATTACGAAATAGACTTAAAAGCTAAAACCAAGGATGAGCTTGGTCTTTTGACTACAAGCTTTGTCGAAATGGGTAAGGGCCTCGCCGAAAGAGAAAGGCTTAAAGATTCTTTCGGCCGATTTATAAATAAAGAAATAGCCGAGCTTGCTGCCAAGGGAAAGCTGGCTCTCGGAGGAGAAACAAAGGAAACAACGATTTTCTTTTCGGATATCCGTTCTTTTACTTCGATTTCCGAAAAAATGGATCCGGCTGAGGTTGTAGAATTTTTAAATGAGTACATGACCTTGATGGTAGATTGCGTAAATAAAACAAACGGAGCCGTAGATAAATTTATAGGAGATGCCATCATGGCGGTTTGGGGTGCGCCTACGTCTACAGGGAATCCCAAAGAAGATGCTTTAAACTGTCTTCGTGCAGCTCTTAAAATGCGTGCAGCTCTTATATTTTTTAATCGGGGCCGCGGAGGAGATAAAAAACCGATAATCAGAATAGGCTGCGGAATAAATTCCGGGGCAGTGGTTGCAGGGCAGATAGGCTCGCATGAGAGAATGGAGTACACTGTTATAGGGGATGCGGTAAACACGGCTTCAAGAGTTGAAGCTTTAAATAAACCCATGGGCACCGATATTCTTATTACCGAACATACTTACAATTTGGTAAAGGATCATGTTGTTGTTGAAGAAATGCCCTCGGTTACCGTTAAGGGAAAAGCAAAACCCTTACGAGTTTTCGCCTTAATCAATATGCCGAACGAAACAAATATTCCCGGTGCAGGATTAAAAGGACCTAAAAATCTGGCACAAATAAGAAAGGTTCTCGGAATACCTGCCCCCGATTTTTCAAAGGTGGATGTAAATGAAGACGAAAAAAAATACAAGATCCAATCCTAA